The following is a genomic window from Chryseobacterium sp. StRB126.
CATTGATAAGTTCCAGCAGTTTTCTGTTTTTCTTCCCTTTATAAATAGCAGACATACTCTTCTGAATTTCAGAATTTTTATGCTGATAATTATTAACCAGTCTTACTTTGTCTTTATCAAAATACAGATTGTATGAATGGTTGGAATTGTACATATTTTTGAAGAGTTGTCCGTAAGTATAATACTTTGTCATCTTACCATAGATTCCTTCATTTACAATTCTTCCATAGTCTGTATAGACAAAAACATCAGAATTAGCATCTCTGAATGCCAGCATTTCTTTAGGAACTTCAATGTCTAAATTTGAACCAAAATATTGATCAAACCTATCTTCAGCGCTCTTCTGAACAATCTTGAAATTTTCTCTGCGGATAGAATCCTGTTCTTTCTGGAAAGCTTTTTCAGCTTCTTCATCATATGATTCATTAGGCATTTCTCCCTCCTCTTCAGGAATCTCTACACTCTCCTTCTCCTTAGGATATTGATGATGCTTTTGCAGATATTTGATATCTTTCTGAATTCTTGCGATCTCGTTATTATTATCTTTAATGCTTTCTTTAAGATACTTAATGTCGTCTTTAAGATTTTTGATCTCCTCTTTATAATCAAAAGGTTTTTCCGGTTCCTCAGTATAAACACTATCTGTGGCATCTACAGCTACTGCAGCAGAATCTGCAACGGCAACGGCAGTACTGTCTGTAACGGCATCTGCAGCCCAAAGATCTTTATAAGGTTTGGTATAGTTAATCATACTGAGAACAGCACGACTTCCATTCCATGCTACGAAAACATCATCATTGATGTCTACGTAAGAATAATTCTTTCTATTGAAAACCTCCTGCCCTTTTTTCTTCATAGAATTAACAAACTCCTGAAATTTTTCTTTATTATCAATGATAAAATGAGTATTGTAAGTCTTTATAGAGTCATTAAAGCTTGCATAATGATACTGAACAGCATCATATTTTATTCCTGTTTTGGAATAATCTGTCCATGTAGGTTTCTCCTTACTCTTTTTGCTGAGTTCATGCAGCAATGGATTCAGTTTAGTCCAGTTGATTTTATTATTAAGCTGTTTTCCGTTGACTTCCATATAAAATATGGCATCAGACGGGATTTTCATGCTGTTTTGGGCAAAAACCAAGGTAAAGCCAAAGAGTACAAAAATAATTTTCTGTGTTTTTATTAAGATAGATTTCATGACTATAGTTTAGAAATTTATTGAAAAAGAATAGTGTTTTGTATTTGTTTTTTCTGAAGGATAAGATCCAGAATATCAGCCTCCAGTTTAAGTGCTTTTTTATTGGGAGAAAGTACATAAGTGCTGTTAGTTTGTGATTTTACAGCACTCTCGAATTGCATGATGGAAGTATATTTTGCATCATTGAAAATCTCCTTATCTGCTTTATTCATCTTATCATAATCTTCTTTGAAGGTATTTACTTTATTTCTCGTTAATGTCTTTTTCTCAAGATTATGGCTGTAAACTTGTGTTGGAATCATTTTACCCAATATTTTCTGAGCTTTCAGTTTTTCCAGTCCTGCATTAATATTTTCAATTTTTTTGAAATTACAGCTCAGTTTGATGATATAATTATCCAAATCTATGGAAGTTTTCACATTGCTGATTCCCGGAGTTCCTTTAAAAATTTTGGAAGCTTCATTGATTTTGTTTTCAATTTCAGCTTTTTTGGGAACTTTTTTTCCATTAATGGTTTCCATCTTGGAGATTGAAGCCAGTCTTGTCTTGCTCTTGCTGGCGTTAAGAATAATAGTATATTCTCCGGTACCGTCAGCTTTTATATTCACTTTATCAAGAATGTCAAAACAACTTGTAAGGAGCAGCAAGGGAATAAATAGAAGAAATAATCTAAGAAAACTTTTCATGATTGGGTTTAAAACCACAAAATTACTCAATTCTGACCTTACCTCGTTATAATCTTTGATTTTAGATCATAAAAATAGCTGTTTCCCGGTAGTTTTTCAGATCGGAAGTTCCCTTCCTTTGAGCTATACTCTTTTTAAATACGTCCTTTCAAATAATCCTGCCGAAGATCCTCGTCCAGCTTTTCAATAGCATAGCGCAAACAGGTTCTTGGCATTTCTTTATAGTATTTGTTAAGATAGCCAATGAGTTCCTGCTCATTTTTATTTCCCATTTCACGCAGTAGCCAGCCATTCGCTTTGTGCATTAAGTCATGGGGATGTTTCAGATTTCTGGTTACAAATTCTTTGGTAAGGTCAAAAGAGCCTTTTTTTATGTAGTACATAGTTCCTACCACGGCAATTCTCTTATACCACATCTCTTCCGCTTCCGAAAGATCCCTCAGCAGGTTTTCTTTCTTATTTTCATAAGCATATCTGCCAAGAATTTTATAGCAACTGGAATCTACCAGATCCCAATTGTTAACATACTGTAAGTGATGAAGATAAAATGCTATAATTTCATCTTTTATAGCTATATCTTTTGTTTTTTCAAACTTTGAAACCAACATAAAAAGAGCCGTCAGCCGATGCTCATGGTATTTTGAAGAAAGGATTTCACTCAGTTCTTTTAAATTGATTTTTGAGTAATATTCTTTAGCAACAGACCTCTGATCGGGAACTTTTACACCCAGAAACAGATCTCCCTCACCGTATTCTCCTTTTCCTGTTTTAAAAAATTTTGGAAAGAATTCTGCTTTTTCAGGAATGGATAACACTGCAAGAGCTTCCTGTATTTCTTGAACAATACTCATCAATCATCTGATTTTAAAACTAAGCTTTATGCTCTAAAGCACTACTTCCCTGCTCCTCTTCTTCTTTCACAATCTGTTTAGGGTTTGCTACCTTTGCTATGGTAAGTCCCTGAACAACGATCGAGAATACCACTACACAGTACGTAATACTTAAGATCGTTTCACTATACTCACTTTTAGGAATAGACATCGCCAATGCAATGGAAACACCACCGCGGATTCCTCCCCAAACCAATACCTTTACAGTTTGCGGGCTGAAACTTCTTCTCAGAGAAGTAAACTTAGTAGGTCCCCAAATGGAAATAAATCTTGCAAACAAGACTACAAAAATAGCCAGTAAACCAGGAATCATAAAGTGTTTCAGATCCTTAATCATTAAAAGCTCAAACCCAATGAACAGGAATAATACGGCATTCAGAATTTCGTCTATCAGCTCCCAGAATTTGATAAGATAGTCCTGAGTAACGGATTTCATTTTGAAGTTCATGTTAAAGTTCCCCATAAACAATCCTGCTGCCACCATCGTTAATGGTCCTGAAATATGCATCTGCCTTGCAATAAGGTAACCTCCCATCACCACAGAAAGTGTAACCAGTACAGAAATAATATAATCATCCACTTCACGCATTAATCTGGAGGTCACCCAACCTAGCAAAACACCCAGTAAAAGACCTCCACCCGCTTCATGAAGCAATAGCAATCCGATACTTTCTACCCCAAGATCCACTTCTTTTCCAACGGCAAGCTGTAATACTACGGTAAACACCACAACCGCCATACCGTCGTTAAAAAGAGATTCTCCGGCTACTTTTGTTTCTAATGATTTGGAAACGTTTGCCTGTTTCAGCACACTCAGAACCGCCACCGGATCGGTAGGAGAAATCAATGCCCCAAAAACAAGACAGTAGATAAACGGAAGCTTAATTCCTACATAAGGAAGGAGATAAAACATTCCAAAACCTACTACAAAAGTGGAAATCACAACTCCTACTGTGGAAAATATCAGCACAGGCCGGAATTGTTCTTTAAGATCATTAATGTTAATATGAATTCCTCCAGCAAAAAGAAGAAAATTAAGCATCGCTCCCATCAACACCTCCGTAAAATCGATACTGTTCATCAGTTTGTGAAGATGTCCAAATGTTCTTGGAAGGACCGTTTCTCCAAACATTACCAGAAAAATGGAAACCACAATGGCAATCACCATAATTCCAATAGTACTGGGAAGTTTTAAAAATCTGTAATTAAGATAGGCAAATATGGATGCTAATACGATTAATGCTGAAAATGAATAATATAATTCCACTAAGTGTTCTTTTTTAAATTAATTTATAAGTCTAAGTAAAGGACCTTGATGTATATTTTCTGACCTCCTTTTTCCCAGATATCAAACATGCCATTCTTCGAAGGCTTCGATCCTCTGGTATAATCATTTCCTATATTCAGAATATTCAGCAGAATGTATTCATCCCCCACCGAATTTACGAGGTAAGCCGTTTTCTCAGACTTTCCGTCTCCAGAACTCTTAATTCCATCTGCCAAAGCTCGAAACTGGCTTAGGTGATGCATAAAGTTATTTCCATCTTTTAAAGAATCATAAGCTCTGAGCAGAATGAGCAGAATGTCCAGATTCGTGGGATCTTTATCATACAGAACCTTTCCCTGCTTGATACACTCTTCGGAATTGTTTTGCTTAAAAGCTTCCGCCAAACTTTTGAATCCCTCATCTGAAGTGCTTATTTTACCTTCTTTAAAGCTCCTGCCATAGTAAAGATACTGTGCTTCTATACTATCCAGAGACTTCGGATATCCTTTGTATTTGAAAAGAAGTTTTTCGTAATTGTACGGAGAATCAGAATTTTTGAGACTCTTTTCAATGGCTTTAAAATCTACTTTCGATTTCTGGCTGAACCCAAAAACCGAAAACAGAGTGAATAAAAGGAAAAAATGATATTTCATTAATTGTTATTTTCTTCCTCATCGTCATCAAAGTACTCGAAAAGGAAATCGTTGTATGGGAATCTGGAAATATGGATCTTCATCACCTCATCATAGATCATCTTTTTCATTTCCGGGAAGTTTTCCTTCGTTAAAGCAGAAATGAAAACAGTTGGATATTTTGACTTAGCCATCCAGGTTTTTTTCCATTCATCCAGAGAAATATTCTTCTTTGAACTGGGTGTTAAATCATCCTCATCCTTCTTCTCATAGCTAAAATCATCAATTTTATTAAATACCATGATCATTGGTTTCTGATGGGCATTGATATCCATTAAAATCTGATTAACAGAAGCAATGTGATCTTCAAAACTTTCATGGGAAATATCCACTACATGAATCAAAAGGTCTGCTTCACGAACCTCATCTAATGTAGATTTAAATGACTCCACCAACTGAGTTGGTAATTTTCTGATAAATCCTACCGTATCGGTAAGGAGGAACGGCAGGTTTCCGATCACTACTTTTCTTACAGTAGTATCAAGGGTTGCAAACAGTTTATTTTCAGCAAAAACTTCAGATTTTGAAAGGGAGTTCATCAAAGTGGACTTTCCTACATTGGTATACCCTACTAAAGCAGCACGAACTACTTTCCCACGATTATTACGCTGAGTAGCCATTTGCTTGTCAATCGTCTTTAATTTATCTTTCAGCAAAGTAATTCTGTCGCGAATAATACGACGGTCAGTCTCAATTTCCGTTTCCCCGGGACCTCTCATCCCAATACCTCCTTTCTGGCGCTCCAAGTGAGTCCACATTCTCGTCAAACGAGGTAAGAGATATTGATATTGAGCTAGTTCAACCTGAGTTCTTGCATAAGAAGTTTGTGCCCGTTGTGCGAAAATATCGAGAATAAGATTGGTACGGTCCAAAATTTTAACCTCCATTTCTCTTTCTAGATTTTTAAGCTGTGAAGGAGAAAGTTCATCGTCAAAAATTACGGTTCCAATTTCATTTTCTTTTACGTATTCTTTTATTTCGAGTGCTTTTCCACTTCCAATAAAGGTTTTGGAATCAGGTTGTGTTAATTTTTGGGTAAAGCGTTTTTGTACGGTTGCTCCGGCCGTGAAAGCTAAAAACTCAAGTTCATCCATGTACTCCACCAGTTTTTCTTCATCTTGATTTTGGGTAATAATCCCTACCAAGACTGCTTTCTCATAATGATGTTCTTTTTTTTCTAACATTAAGTTCTGTCTATGTTTATGATTTTTACAAGATAATATTTTTCAGAAAAAAAACAAAATCAAATTTTAATTAATAATATTTTTTAATATAAATTTAAGATTATGTCAGATTGTTTTGTAAAAAAGCAATAACTTTATGTAATAATTTTCTGATTTTTAAATATTTAACTTAAAAAAATCTCCAGAAGATCATGATTACCCATATTAGATGTATGATTATTGATGATGATGAACTGGACAGGCTGGTTCTTCAGCATTATATTAAACAGTATGAGAACATAGAAATTGTCGCTTCTTTTGATTCGGCAGAAAAGGCAATTCCGTATCTGGAACTTCCCATTGACCTTCTCATCACGGAAACCAACCTAAAAGACATGAGTGGTCTGGAGTTCCGAAAATTAGCCCATAAGATTCCTGCTTGTATCTTTGTAAGTTCTCATCCCGAACTGGCAGCCTATGTTTTTGAGATCAATACGCTGGATTTTATCACCAAACCTCTCACTTCAGAACGTTTTCATTATTCCATGCAGAGGGTTCTCGACTTTTTTAAAATAAAAGAAAAATGTGAATGCTATGATGCCATACTGGGACAAGAATGCATTAAGATCAAAGAAAGCGGGAACATTTCTCAGATCAGAAAAGCAGATATTCTTTATCTGGAAGCACTCAAAGATTACACCCGAATCATCACTCTTGAAAAAAAACACTGTATTCTTGATTCTTTGGGAAATCTTCTTCACAAAAGCTTTTTTGATTCTTTTGTAAGAATCCACAGAAGCTATGCTGTGCCCAAACATCTCATCCGTGGAAAAAGCTGTCATGAAATAGAGCTGATCCATCATATCAAGCTTCCCATAGGCAGAACGTATAAAAATAATCTGTCTTTCTTTGAGCCTTAAAAAAGGGATTCAATCTCAATAATAATTCACAAAACGCCATTGGTCGATTATTTCTGCCGTTGGTCTATTTTTCGGTTATCAGGTCATGATAGGTAGTAATTTAGTCTTCCCAAATTTCTTATGGAAAAACTTGAATTCATCACCTAAAAACCGTTATCCATGAAAAAAACATCTATTTATTCTCTCATCCTGTTTGCCTTTTCCTTCTCATTTCTGAAAGCTCAATCTGCAATTCTTGCAACCGGAATGGATGCTTCAGGAGGCAATGGCTCTGTTTCTTACAGCATCGGACAAGTGGCCTATCTTTATAAAGGAGCCGGAAATCAAATTCTGGAAGGGGTTCAACAACCTTATGAAATCATTTCACTTACCACTCGTGAAACAGCAACATCAGACCTAAAAGATATATTACTGTACCCTAACCCTTTCAAGGATTACCTATATCTGGATTTTACTATAAATAATTTTAAAGGAGCAGAATACCAG
Proteins encoded in this region:
- a CDS encoding DNA alkylation repair protein — its product is MSIVQEIQEALAVLSIPEKAEFFPKFFKTGKGEYGEGDLFLGVKVPDQRSVAKEYYSKINLKELSEILSSKYHEHRLTALFMLVSKFEKTKDIAIKDEIIAFYLHHLQYVNNWDLVDSSCYKILGRYAYENKKENLLRDLSEAEEMWYKRIAVVGTMYYIKKGSFDLTKEFVTRNLKHPHDLMHKANGWLLREMGNKNEQELIGYLNKYYKEMPRTCLRYAIEKLDEDLRQDYLKGRI
- a CDS encoding cation:proton antiporter, translating into MELYYSFSALIVLASIFAYLNYRFLKLPSTIGIMVIAIVVSIFLVMFGETVLPRTFGHLHKLMNSIDFTEVLMGAMLNFLLFAGGIHININDLKEQFRPVLIFSTVGVVISTFVVGFGMFYLLPYVGIKLPFIYCLVFGALISPTDPVAVLSVLKQANVSKSLETKVAGESLFNDGMAVVVFTVVLQLAVGKEVDLGVESIGLLLLHEAGGGLLLGVLLGWVTSRLMREVDDYIISVLVTLSVVMGGYLIARQMHISGPLTMVAAGLFMGNFNMNFKMKSVTQDYLIKFWELIDEILNAVLFLFIGFELLMIKDLKHFMIPGLLAIFVVLFARFISIWGPTKFTSLRRSFSPQTVKVLVWGGIRGGVSIALAMSIPKSEYSETILSITYCVVVFSIVVQGLTIAKVANPKQIVKEEEEQGSSALEHKA
- a CDS encoding DUF4919 domain-containing protein — translated: MKYHFFLLFTLFSVFGFSQKSKVDFKAIEKSLKNSDSPYNYEKLLFKYKGYPKSLDSIEAQYLYYGRSFKEGKISTSDEGFKSLAEAFKQNNSEECIKQGKVLYDKDPTNLDILLILLRAYDSLKDGNNFMHHLSQFRALADGIKSSGDGKSEKTAYLVNSVGDEYILLNILNIGNDYTRGSKPSKNGMFDIWEKGGQKIYIKVLYLDL
- the hflX gene encoding GTPase HflX, which translates into the protein MLEKKEHHYEKAVLVGIITQNQDEEKLVEYMDELEFLAFTAGATVQKRFTQKLTQPDSKTFIGSGKALEIKEYVKENEIGTVIFDDELSPSQLKNLEREMEVKILDRTNLILDIFAQRAQTSYARTQVELAQYQYLLPRLTRMWTHLERQKGGIGMRGPGETEIETDRRIIRDRITLLKDKLKTIDKQMATQRNNRGKVVRAALVGYTNVGKSTLMNSLSKSEVFAENKLFATLDTTVRKVVIGNLPFLLTDTVGFIRKLPTQLVESFKSTLDEVREADLLIHVVDISHESFEDHIASVNQILMDINAHQKPMIMVFNKIDDFSYEKKDEDDLTPSSKKNISLDEWKKTWMAKSKYPTVFISALTKENFPEMKKMIYDEVMKIHISRFPYNDFLFEYFDDDEEENNN
- a CDS encoding LytR/AlgR family response regulator transcription factor yields the protein MITHIRCMIIDDDELDRLVLQHYIKQYENIEIVASFDSAEKAIPYLELPIDLLITETNLKDMSGLEFRKLAHKIPACIFVSSHPELAAYVFEINTLDFITKPLTSERFHYSMQRVLDFFKIKEKCECYDAILGQECIKIKESGNISQIRKADILYLEALKDYTRIITLEKKHCILDSLGNLLHKSFFDSFVRIHRSYAVPKHLIRGKSCHEIELIHHIKLPIGRTYKNNLSFFEP
- a CDS encoding T9SS type A sorting domain-containing protein, producing the protein MKKTSIYSLILFAFSFSFLKAQSAILATGMDASGGNGSVSYSIGQVAYLYKGAGNQILEGVQQPYEIISLTTRETATSDLKDILLYPNPFKDYLYLDFTINNFKGAEYQLFDAQGKLIRKDVILQSKSELNFSDIPSAMYIIKINQHGENLKTFKIIKK